One Oryza sativa Japonica Group chromosome 8, ASM3414082v1 DNA window includes the following coding sequences:
- the LOC107276692 gene encoding LOW QUALITY PROTEIN: BTB/POZ and MATH domain-containing protein 1 (The sequence of the model RefSeq protein was modified relative to this genomic sequence to represent the inferred CDS: deleted 1 base in 1 codon; substituted 1 base at 1 genomic stop codon), which produces MLASGFIEYKLDYLESQKLAIGKYLPGIRISARELNAEIQLFPRGLKSDINGEYISLFVGMKNDPKISVIFEALLMGKDGAPSSSSHHADRCTQIIRIQSSNKTEDDGRLFXKNDRLFWRFVGWYRFVKRSAVDSLHAIDGVVTFVFGLVILRDDRHHPIAVPPPNLGGHLAAMVGSADGSDVSFSVGGETLIRAHRAVLAARSPVFSAELLGSMAEGTMPCVTLHDIEPATFRALLHFVYTDALPPRDILSPSFFKKLFAAADRFALDRLKLMCAQKLWESVTVETVAETLACAEMHSCPELKSRCLDFFVEENNFRKVVVTGGYLRLMQGFPSVIDEIKARLEI; this is translated from the exons ATGCTGGCCTCCGGTTTCATCGAGTACAAACTCGACTACCTCGAATCCCAGAAGCTTGCCATTGGCAAGTATTTGCCCGGAATAAGAATCTCGGCCAGGGAGCTTAATGCCGAAATTCAGCTCTTCCCTCGTGGGCTTAAGAGCGAC ATTAATGGCGAGTACATCTCTCTCTTCGTGGGGATGAAGAACGACCCCAAAATCAGCGTCATCTTCGAAGCTCTCCTGATGGGCAAAGATGGCGCACCATCATCATCCTCGCACCATGCAGACAGGTGTACGCAGATCATCAGGATCCAATCATCCAACAAAACCGAAGACGACGGCCGATTATTCTGA AAAAACGACCGATTATTCTGGCGCTTCGTTGGCTGGTATCGCTTCGTGAAGCGAAGTGCTGTGGATTCGCTCCACGCGATCGACGGCGTGGTCACGTTCGTCTTCGGCCTCGTGATTCTGCGCGACGATCGCCATCACCCCatagccgtgccgccgccgaacCTGGGCGGCCATCTCGCCGCCATGGTGGGCAGCGCCGACGGCTCCGACGTGTCCTTCTCCGTCGGCGGCGAGACGCTCATCCGCGCGCACCgcgccgtgctcgccgcgcgctcgccggtGTTCAGCGCGGAGCTCCTCGGCTCCATGGCGGAGGGCACCATGCCGTGCGTCACGCTGCACGACATCGAGCCGGCGACGTTCAGAGCTCTCCTGCACTTCGTGTACACGGACGCTTTGCCACCGAGAGACATACTATCTCCTTCGTTTTTCAAGAAATTGTTCGCGGCAGCGGACAGGTTTGCGTTGGACAGGCTGAAGCTGATGTGCGCCCAGAAGCTGTGGGAAAGCGTGACAGTGGAGACGGTGGCGGAGACTCTGGCCTGTGCCGAGATGCACAGCTGCCCGGAGCTGAAGAGCAGGTGCCTCGACTTCTTCGTTGAAGAGAACAACTTCAGGAAGGTGGTAGTCACTGGTGGTTACCTGCGTCTTATGCAGGGTTTCCCATCTGTTATCGATGAGATAAAAGCGCGGCTTGAGATCTGA
- the LOC4346031 gene encoding uncharacterized protein isoform X1: MEDAASEVFMETTICCAETPRASHSSSYLQQCHSRSVVSTHGNVLDISPRLSYHKPTTNKDKMLRRRYSLNLPEHLPEHHVITSAEQSEKTISKSIADLVWEIAALEEEVVRKELHLLSLYRAAFDQHLGVSPRVSTQVDQEIHHQKSRKKADEGALRLRNIKESASYNLPTVSTVSDSKHGLSRSSSGHSSLANFLSASIAEYVPKISCKLSEDIVRCISAVYCKLASQPSQNLADFETLSTPSFSSSSSTFSLKHRVDSWSPRCHYNVNTSSDKYDSLNEKSEQYNGMIICPRIYMDAEKFEYASKMLETVRSLIKRLEKIDPTKMAHEEQLCFWINIHNALVMHAFMAYGLQEKRMKNTDMILKAAYNVGGLSVNAQIIQNSIIGCQSHRTSVWVRTLFTPLKKSASGSSIHPYALHPPEPLAHFALSTGAISDPPVRLYTAKKVNHQLDQARTEFIQASVIVRKQTIFLPKVLHHYAKDAALELPDLVEMACEIMPEAQQKEIRQCLRRRIDKCVEWIPFKSSFRYTIHRSLAE; this comes from the exons ATGGAAGACGCAGCATCAGAGGTGTTCATGGAAACAACCATTTGTTGTGCAGAAACACCAAGAGCTAGCCATTCATCTTCTTATCTGCAGCAATGTCACTCGAGAAG CGTTGTAAGCACACATGGAAATGTATTGGACATATCGCCTCGACTCTCTTATCACAAACCT ACAACCAACAAAGATAAGATGCTCCGCAGAAGATATTCTCTTAACCTGCCAGAGCATTTGCCTGAGCATCACGTGATTACAAGTGCAGAACAAAGTGAGAAAACCATATCAAAG TCTATTGCAGACTTAGTTTGGGAGATAGCAGCCCTTGAGGAGGAAGTTGTTCGCAAGGAACTGCATTTGCTTTCCCTCTACAGGGCAGCATTTGATCAACACCTAGGTGTATCCCCTCGTGTTTCTACCCAG GTGGATCAAGAAATACACCATCAGAAAAGCAGAAAGAAAGCTGATGAAGGTGCCCTCCGATTGAGAAATATCAAGGAGTCAGCATCCTACAACTTGCCAACAGTATCAACAGTTTCAGATTCTAAACAT GGGCTGTCGAGATCATCTTCAGGACATTCTAGCCTTGCAAATTTCTTGAGTGCTTCAATCGCTGAATATGTGCCAAAGATCTCTTGCAAACTTTCGGAGGACATCGTAAGATGCATTTCTGCAGTATACTGCAAACTTGCAAGCCAGCCATCACAAAATTTGGCGGATTTTGAGACTTTATCAACTCCTTCATTCTCCTCTTCATCAAGTACATTTTCTTTAAAGCACCGTGTTGATAGTTGGAGTCCCCGATGCCATTACAATGTCAACACAAGCTCTGACAAATATGATTCATTGAATGAGAAAAGTGAACAATACAATGGGATGATAATATGCCCAAGGATATATATGGATGCAGAAAAGTTTGAATATGCCTCTAAAATGCTAGAGACTGTCAG atCGCTGATAAAACGACTTGAGAAAATTGACCCAACAAAAATGGCACATGAAGAGCAGCTCTGTTTTTGGATCAACATCCACAACGCTTTGGTGATGCAT GCTTTTATGGCTTATGGACTTCAGGAGAAACGCATGAAAAACACAGACATGATTCTGAAG GCTGCATATAATGTGGGTGGGCTTTCAGTAAACGCCCAAATTATCCAGAACTCAATTATTGGATGCCAATCCCATCGCACTTCAGTG TGGGTACGGACTCTATTTACTCCACTGAAAAAATCGGCATCAGGGAGCTCCATACATCCATATGCTCTTCATCCTCCAGAGCCACTTGCTCATTTTGCTCTTTCCACTGGAGCAATTTCAGATCCACCT GTGAGGCTGTACACTGCCAAGAAAGTGAATCATCAACTGGATCAAGCCAGGACTGAGTTCATTCAAGCTAGTGTCATAGTCAGAAAGCAGACAATCTTCCTACCTAAAGTTCTCCATCATTATGCGAAGGATGCTGCTCTCGAGTTGCCTGACTTGGTTGAGATGGCATGTGAGATCATGCCTGAAGCTCAACAAAAGGAAATCAGACAATGTCTTCGGAGAAGAATAGACAAGTGTGTTGAGTGGATCCCCTTCAAATCATCTTTCAGATATACTATACATAGGAGTTTGGCTGAGTAG
- the LOC107282045 gene encoding glutathione S-transferase T3 has product MEEEGFYTNLMNEGNDSLDWDSLSTMPVEDDMSNQLDENGMSSEPVTQQFPTIERTTVARSNQKRSKNFSEQEDKILVSAWLHVSLDPELGTNQTRAAYWTRIYEHLYKTSKSTPDRSQNSLMHRWKTIQENVNKFCGYLSQIEGRRQSGVSIHDKIAQAIAVFKELEDKPFQFLHCWTLLSFWGLYLICGFS; this is encoded by the exons ATGGAAGAAGAAGGATTCTATACTAATTTGATGAATGAGGGGAACGATTCCTTAGATTGGGATAGTTTGAGTACGATGCCTGTGGAGGATGATATGAGTAACCAGCTTGATGAGAATGGCATGAGTAGCGAGCCTGTCACGCAGCAGTTCCCCACTATTGAGAGGACTACCGTGGCTAGATCAAATCAAAAAAGATCGAAGAATTTTAGTGAACAAGAAGATAAGATACTTGTGTCGGCGTGGTTGCATGTAAGTTTGGATCCAGAGCTAGGCACAAATCAAACTCGTGCTGCATATTGGACTAGAATATACGAGCACTTATACAAAACGAGTAAATCCACACCAGATCGCAGCCAGAATTCACTTATGCATCGTTGGAAAACTATACAAGAGAATGTCAACAAGTTTTGTGGATATCTGAGCCAGATTGAGGGTAGAAGACAAAGCGGGGTTAGTATACACGACAAG ATTGCTCAGGCCATTGCTGTATTTAAGGAGTTGGAAGATAAGCCCTTCCAATTCCTGCACTGTTGGACTCTCTTGAG CTTCTGGGGCCTCTACCTCATCTGTGGCTTTTCATGA
- the LOC107276976 gene encoding LOW QUALITY PROTEIN: uncharacterized protein (The sequence of the model RefSeq protein was modified relative to this genomic sequence to represent the inferred CDS: deleted 1 base in 1 codon), with product MEHRGTRGEHSPVRMKHLAANREGDVRAIGAAHHDAELVPQVGRWHCNRFVVVAQNDEATYECNHIARVKFTQLDEAPPGIKAEALGCLAYQQTPLGMLHGWYSTLCSMKLETRSITHGWVGTPKAGVGDREMRIVTGQRRRLGMLLVGERRSRGGGQPCEPPKTREERWGGEISLEMKKRSSGGGGGWGVRMASSARCRRRARGLGDGAAAIHMCRVDHLNGSDVFFFVGGETFHAHRALLAVCSPVFKALLLSSTAEAAACSITLNDIKPAMFEALLHFMYTGDFLPAGAHSSSPDSSDTNTDTLHRLLAAAHEYKLDRLKLMCARKLEESLSVETVARTLGYAKMCGCSELKSKCLDLLLLGEEEHQSIGHTWLLLALA from the exons atGGAACATCGGGGAACGCGCGGCGAGCACAGCCCGGTGCGCATGAAACATCTCGCTGCCAACAGAGAAGGAGATGTCCGAGCCATTGGCGCTGCCCACCATGATGCCGAGTTGGTTCCCCAGGTTGGAAGGTGGCACTGCAATAGGTTCGTTGTGGTTGCGCAGAATGATGAGGCCACATATGAATGTAACCACATAGCGAGAGTCAAGTTCACTCAGCTTGACGAAGCGCCACCAGGCATCAAAGCGGAAGCCCTGGGATGCCTTGCTTACCAGCAGACTCCTCTGGGAATGTTGCACGGCTG GTATTCCACCTTGTGCTCGATGAAATTGGAGACGAGATCCATCACACATGGCTGGGTGGGGACGCCGAAGGCTGGGGTGGGAGATCGGGAGATGAGGATAGTGACGGGACAGCGTCGGAGGCTGGGAATGCTTCTCGTTGGAGAGCGTAGgagccgg gggggggggcagccgTGCGAGCCGCCGAAGAcgagggaggagaggtggggTGGGGAAATTTCGCTGGAGATGAAGAAGAGGAgtagcggaggaggtgggggttGGGGAGTACGGATGGCCTCGTCGGCACGgtgccggcggcgcgcgcgagggTTGGGGGATGGAGCGGCCGCGATACACATGTGCCGGGTGGACCACTTGAACGGCTCCGACGTGTTCTTCTTCGTCGGTGGCGAGACGTTCCATGCGCACCGGGCCCTGCTTGCCGTGTGCTCGCCGGTCTTCAAGGCTCTGCTCCTTAGCTCCACGGCGGAGGCAGCAGCCTGCAGCATCACCCTGAACGACATCAAGCCAGCGATGTTCGAAGCTTTGCTGCACTTCATGTACACCGGCGACTTCCTGCCAGCGGGAGCCCACTCGTCGTCGCCTGACAGCAGCGACACCAACACCGACACGCTCCACCGGCtgctcgcggcggcgcacgagtATAAGCTCGACAGGCTGAAGCTCATGTGCGCCCGAAAACTCGAGGAGAGCTTGTCGGTGGAGACGGTGGCGAGGACACTGGGCTATGCCAAGATGTGCGGCTGCTCGGAGTTGAAGAGCAAGTGTCTCGACTTACTTCTTCTTGGCGAAGAAGAACATCAAAGCATTGGCCACACATGGCTACTTCTGGCTCTGGCATAA
- the LOC4346034 gene encoding uncharacterized protein has product MESHDGGGGGGGDGDSLFEGMVLFTPSLSVDPDPAPPVAEAPDPKPPTPRDDAAVAGADGAASQQQPPPPLDEDLFSDLTLLSPQSPVDLSGAHQGQDQDHSAAAPPSPVPAPAAPVAVLARQASSSASSSLRKKKRAVRIGYGRSPQPAPPSPPAVAIAATTATAAATASVIHGSVLPDASMHHQSAPTIPVHHLEHLDNGVEQAAAVAVVDPDENSLHVKEEDGELEEDGGAGAEAMGIEERLALLRSQISGKLESIQQRATAVAAKRRQLAGRRRKVAEDVGSAASRHKDLERELEEACEAEDFERAEKISDSLAALEKDKDRLLTALRDAELNYDSVDLELQDVLDSRIAAEEEAASLLEHFAKDATDHTDSASKEAEEISLKEIEGWRESMELLETKKLETEVESELVLAARSGLEDSIEHLVEDDKREKDMLSKKGDTLAEELTELLKLVRLKEAEIAENNAQIQEVQERITAVVSRFYGSQTDIDLKLKTLQEAQTKMDSEAQALALKKNEIDSFISLSEQKDSKLREIINDCSSEAKACQQSVDIRRKLASSILKSREDRIGLLKMEEEILQDIQVLRQQTSDARISLQEISSRKAVIQQDIATFKQKLSFIDKRGPELEAEKRVAAAARNFKEAGRIAAEAKALYSEKEELHAKLEKAATDLEVIEKDITATTDKIQECEGLIILKEKESAMTSYKRLRLDAAAARAELTAATETDDSEEVEVLRKEAEAAESKAMELKTCYDLELDDNEIMFQPVVPIVFITNSTGQHLLEIASSFGLSP; this is encoded by the exons ATGGAGtcccacgacggcggcggcggcggcggcggcgatggggactCGCTCTTCGAGGGGATGGTCCTCTTCACCCCGTCCCTCTCCGTCGATCCCGATcccgcgccgcccgtcgccgagGCCCCCGACCCCAAGCCGCCCACCCCTCGCGAcgatgccgccgtcgccggagctgACGGGGCGGCCtcccagcagcagccgccgccgcctctggaTGAGGACCTGTTCTCCGATCTCACCCTCCTGTCCCCGCAGTCCCCCGTCGACCTGAGCGGCGCCCACCAAGGTCAAGATCAGGaccactccgccgccgcgcccccctcGCCGGTGCCGGCTCCGGCTGCACCCGTCGCCGTTCTGGCCCGGCAGGcgtcctcctcggcctcctcgtcgCTCCGCAAGAAGAAGAGGGCCGTGCGCATCGGGTATGGCCGCTCGCCTCAACCCgcgcctccttcccctcctGCCGTTGCAATTGCTGCTACGACCGCCACCGCAGCTGCTACCGCTAGTGTAATCCATGGCAGCGTCCTCCCCGATGCTTCGATGCATCATCAATCCGCTCCGACCATCCCAGTCCACCACCTCGAACACCTTGATAATGGCGTTGAGCAGGCTGCAGCGGTAGCGGTGGTGGATCCGGATGAGAATTCTCTTCATGTGAAAGAAGAGGATGGTGAATTGGAGGAGGATGGAGGTGCTGGGGCTGAAGCAATGGGGATTGAGGAGAGATTGGCTCTTCTTAGATCCCAAATCTCCGGCAAGCTCGAGTCTATCCAGCAGAGAGCCACTGCTGTGGCTGCCAAGAGGAGGCAGTTGGCTGGTAGGCGGCGAAAGGTTGCGGAGGACGTGGGCTCTGCGGCATCCAGGCACAAGGATTTGGAGAGGGAGCTTGAAGAGGCGTGCGAGGCCGAGGACTTTGAGAGGGCCGAGAAGATCAGCGACTCCCTTGCGGCATTGGAGAAGGACAAGGATCGGTTGTTGACAGCGCTGCGTGATGCGGAGCTCAATTATGATTCGGTGGATTTGGAATTGCAGGATGTGCTGGATTCCCGCATTGCCGCAGAGGAGGAAGCTGCTTCACTCCTGGAGCATTTTGCAAAG GATGCTACTGATCACACTGATTCAGCAAGCAAGGAGGCAGAAGAAATATcattgaaagaaatagaagggTGGCGAGAATCAATGGAATTGCTAGAAACAAAGAAACTAGAGACGGAAGTAGAAAGTGAATTGGTTTTGGCAGCACGTTCAGGATTGGAAGATTCGATAGAACATCTGGTTGAAGAtgacaaaagagaaaaggacatGCTGAGTAAGAAAGGGGATACCCTTGCAGAGGAGTTAACTGAGCTCCTGAAATTGGTAAGGTTGAAAGAAGCAGAGATAGCTGAAAACAATGCTCAGATCCAGGAGGTTCAAGAAAGGATCACTGCCGTTGTCTCCAGATTTTATGGATCCCAGACAGATATTGATCTAAAGCTCAAAACCCTTCAGGAAGCACAAACTAAAATGGACTCAGAGGCTCAAGCACTTGCCCTAAAAAAGAATGAAATTGATAGTTTCATCTCCTTATCAGAACAGAAAGACTCAAAATTACGGGAAATTATCAATGATTGTTCCTCTGAAGCAAAAGCTTGCCAGCAGTCAGTAGATATCAGAAGGAAGCTTGCATCGTCAATTTTGAAGTCAAGGGAGGACAGAATTGGGTTGTTAAAAATGGAGGAGGAAATTTTGCAAGATATCCAAGTGCTCAGGCAACAAACATCAGATGCAAGAATCAGTCTTCAG GAGATATCTTCAAGGAAGGCTGTCATTCAGCAAGATATAGCTACATTTAAGCAGAAATTGAGCTTTATTGACAAAAGGGGCCCTGAACTAGAGGCTGAAAAGAGAGTTGCTGCCGCTGCAAGGAATTTCAAGGAAGCTGGAAGGATAGCTGCTGAGGCTAAAGCGCTTTACTCTGAAAAGGAAGAACTTCATGCTAAACTTGAGAAAGCTGCTACTGATCTGGAGGTAATCGAAAAGGATATCACAGCTACCACTGACAAAATACAGGAATGCGAAGGGCTTATTATACTCAAAGAAAAAGAATCAGCCATGACAAGTTACAAAAGACTCAGGttggatgctgctgctgctagagcAGAATTGACTGCTGCAACTGAAACAGACGATAGCGAAGAGGTTGAGGTTCTGCGGAAAGAAGCTGAAGCTGCAGAATCTAAAGCAATGGAACTAAAAACATGCTATGACCTTGAACTGGACGACAACGAAATCATGTTTCAGCCTGTAGTCCCTATAGTATTCATAACCAATTCAACAGGGCAGCACTTGCTAGAAATTGCGTCTTCTTTCGGTCTATCCCCCTAG
- the LOC4346033 gene encoding tetraketide alpha-pyrone reductase 1: protein MENTTKGKVCVTGASGYVASWLVKRLLESGYHVLGTVRDPGNHKKVGHLWNLTGAKERLELVRADLLEEGSFDDAVMACEGVFHTASPVITETDSSKAAVLDSAINGTLNVLRSCKKNPSLKRVVLTSSSSTVRLKDEADLPPNVLLDETSWSSMEFCESLQIWYAIAKTLAEKAAWEFAKENGIDLVAVLPTFVVGPNLSHELSPTTTDVLGLFQGETTKFTMYGRMGYVHIDDVASCHILLYETPRAAGRYICNSAVLDVNELVTLLARRFPSYPIPKSLPCVYGEQTYGFSTAKVRELGMKFRDVEEMFDDAVDSLRAHGYLLNSVP from the exons ATGGAGAACACTACCAAGGGCAAGGTGTGTGTCACTGGGGCTTCTGGCTATGTTGCCTCTTGGCTTGTGAAGCGACTTCTTGAGTCAGGGTATCATGTTCTTGGGACAGTCAGAGACCCAG GCAATCACAAGAAAGTAGGGCACCTGTGGAATTTAACAGGTGCAAAGGAAAGGCTGGAGCTTGTGAGAGCTGACCTCTTGGAAGAAGGGAGCTTTGATGATGCTGTGATGGCTTGTGAGGGTGTCTTCCATACTGCATCACCTGTCATCACCGAAACTGACTCCAGCAAG GCAGCAGTGCTTGATTCAGCGATAAACGGCACCCTGAACGTTCTGAGATCATGCAAGAAGAACCCATCCCTCAAGAGGGTAGTCCTCACCTCTTCATCATCAACCGTGAGGCTCAAAGATGAAGCTGATCTGCCACCCAACGTGTTGCTGGATGAGACATCATGGAGCTCCATGGAGTTCTGCGAGAGTCTCCAG ATATGGTACGCCATTGCCAAGACACTTGCAGAGAAGGCAGCCTGGGAGTTCGCCAAGGAGAACGGCATCGACCTTGTGGCTGTTCTTCCAACCTTCGTGGTTGGACCCAATCTGTCTCATGAATTAAGTCCCACTACCACCGATGTCCTCGGCCTATTCCAAG GTGAGACAACGAAGTTCACCATGTACGGGAGGATGGGGTACGTCCACATCGACGATGTCGCGAGCTGCCACATCCTGCTCTACGAGACACCCCGTGCAGCCGGGAGGTACATCTGCAACTCGGCTGTCCTGGACGTCAACGAACTGGTCACCTTGCTCGCTAGGCGATTCCCTTCGTACCCCATCCCAAAGAG TTTGCCGTGCGTTTACGGGGAGCAGACTTATGGTTTCAGCACGGCCAAGGTGAGGGAGCTGGGCATGAAGTTCAGAGATGTGGAGGAGATGTTCGACGACGCCGTCGACTCGCTCAGAGCTCACGGCTACCTGCTGAACAGCGTACCATGA
- the LOC4346031 gene encoding uncharacterized protein isoform X2 produces MEMYWTYRLDSLITNLWTTNKDKMLRRRYSLNLPEHLPEHHVITSAEQSEKTISKSIADLVWEIAALEEEVVRKELHLLSLYRAAFDQHLGVSPRVSTQVDQEIHHQKSRKKADEGALRLRNIKESASYNLPTVSTVSDSKHGLSRSSSGHSSLANFLSASIAEYVPKISCKLSEDIVRCISAVYCKLASQPSQNLADFETLSTPSFSSSSSTFSLKHRVDSWSPRCHYNVNTSSDKYDSLNEKSEQYNGMIICPRIYMDAEKFEYASKMLETVRSLIKRLEKIDPTKMAHEEQLCFWINIHNALVMHAFMAYGLQEKRMKNTDMILKAAYNVGGLSVNAQIIQNSIIGCQSHRTSVWVRTLFTPLKKSASGSSIHPYALHPPEPLAHFALSTGAISDPPVRLYTAKKVNHQLDQARTEFIQASVIVRKQTIFLPKVLHHYAKDAALELPDLVEMACEIMPEAQQKEIRQCLRRRIDKCVEWIPFKSSFRYTIHRSLAE; encoded by the exons ATGGAAATGTATTGGACATATCGCCTCGACTCTCTTATCACAAACCTGTGG ACAACCAACAAAGATAAGATGCTCCGCAGAAGATATTCTCTTAACCTGCCAGAGCATTTGCCTGAGCATCACGTGATTACAAGTGCAGAACAAAGTGAGAAAACCATATCAAAG TCTATTGCAGACTTAGTTTGGGAGATAGCAGCCCTTGAGGAGGAAGTTGTTCGCAAGGAACTGCATTTGCTTTCCCTCTACAGGGCAGCATTTGATCAACACCTAGGTGTATCCCCTCGTGTTTCTACCCAG GTGGATCAAGAAATACACCATCAGAAAAGCAGAAAGAAAGCTGATGAAGGTGCCCTCCGATTGAGAAATATCAAGGAGTCAGCATCCTACAACTTGCCAACAGTATCAACAGTTTCAGATTCTAAACAT GGGCTGTCGAGATCATCTTCAGGACATTCTAGCCTTGCAAATTTCTTGAGTGCTTCAATCGCTGAATATGTGCCAAAGATCTCTTGCAAACTTTCGGAGGACATCGTAAGATGCATTTCTGCAGTATACTGCAAACTTGCAAGCCAGCCATCACAAAATTTGGCGGATTTTGAGACTTTATCAACTCCTTCATTCTCCTCTTCATCAAGTACATTTTCTTTAAAGCACCGTGTTGATAGTTGGAGTCCCCGATGCCATTACAATGTCAACACAAGCTCTGACAAATATGATTCATTGAATGAGAAAAGTGAACAATACAATGGGATGATAATATGCCCAAGGATATATATGGATGCAGAAAAGTTTGAATATGCCTCTAAAATGCTAGAGACTGTCAG atCGCTGATAAAACGACTTGAGAAAATTGACCCAACAAAAATGGCACATGAAGAGCAGCTCTGTTTTTGGATCAACATCCACAACGCTTTGGTGATGCAT GCTTTTATGGCTTATGGACTTCAGGAGAAACGCATGAAAAACACAGACATGATTCTGAAG GCTGCATATAATGTGGGTGGGCTTTCAGTAAACGCCCAAATTATCCAGAACTCAATTATTGGATGCCAATCCCATCGCACTTCAGTG TGGGTACGGACTCTATTTACTCCACTGAAAAAATCGGCATCAGGGAGCTCCATACATCCATATGCTCTTCATCCTCCAGAGCCACTTGCTCATTTTGCTCTTTCCACTGGAGCAATTTCAGATCCACCT GTGAGGCTGTACACTGCCAAGAAAGTGAATCATCAACTGGATCAAGCCAGGACTGAGTTCATTCAAGCTAGTGTCATAGTCAGAAAGCAGACAATCTTCCTACCTAAAGTTCTCCATCATTATGCGAAGGATGCTGCTCTCGAGTTGCCTGACTTGGTTGAGATGGCATGTGAGATCATGCCTGAAGCTCAACAAAAGGAAATCAGACAATGTCTTCGGAGAAGAATAGACAAGTGTGTTGAGTGGATCCCCTTCAAATCATCTTTCAGATATACTATACATAGGAGTTTGGCTGAGTAG
- the LOC4346032 gene encoding transcription termination factor MTERF6, chloroplastic/mitochondrial has protein sequence MASGGSSNAGSLTQWLREKGFDEEAIGRMSRRCKNLHGLDAGEASGVWDYLLNVVKIERRKLRYVVTKCPKVLTLSVDDKLVPTVQCLTTLQAKPGEVAQAIVKFPQILFHSVEEKLCPLLAFFQTLGISEKQLAKLLMVNPRLISYSIEAKFSQTVNFLVGLGIDKEGMIGKIMAKEPYIMGYSVDKRLRPTAEFLKSAVGLEGSNLQRVIMSFPDILSRDVDKILRPNLAFLQSCGFSKDQVMALVAGYPPVLIKSVKHCLEPRMKFLVEEMGRDMGEVVDYPQFFRHGLKRSLEYRHKVLKQMNSRCSLSEMLDCNQKKFAMKFGLLAAV, from the coding sequence ATGGCGAGTGGTGGGAGCAGCAATGCCGGGAGCCTGACGCAGTGGCTGAGGGAGAAGGGGTTCGACGAGGAGGCCATCGGGCGGATGTCGAGACGGTGCAAGAACCTTCACGGCCTTGACGCCGGCGAGGCCTCCGGGGTGTGGGACTACCTCCTGAACGTCGTCAAGATCGAGCGGCGGAAGCTCCGGTACGTGGTCACCAAGTGCCCCAAGGTGCTCACCCTGTCCGTCGACGACAAGCTCGTCCCCACGGTGCAGTGCCTCACCACGCTGCAGGCTAAGCCCGGCGAGGTTGCGCAGGCCATTGTCAAGTTCCCCCAGATACTGTTCCACAGCGTGGAGGAGAAGCTCTGCCCTCTCCTCGCCTTCTTCCAGACGCTTGGCATCTCTGAGAAGCAGCTCGCCAAGCTGCTCATGGTCAACCCGCGCCTCATCAGCTACAGCATTGAGGCCAAGTTCTCGCAGACCGTCAACTTCCTCGTTGGCCTTGGCATTGACAAGGAGGGTATGATCGGCAAGATCATGGCAAAGGAGCCCTACATCATGGGTTACAGTGTTGACAAGCGCCTTCGTCCTACTGCCGAGTTCCTCAAGTCGGCGGTCGGGCTTGAGGGGTCAAATcttcagagggtgatcatgagtTTTCCTGATATTTTGTCGCGAGATGTCGATAAGATTCTGCGGCCCAATTTGGCGTTCTTACAGAGCTGCGGTTTCAGCAAGGATCAGGTCATGGCATTGGTGGCTGGATACCCTCCTGTTCTCATCAAGAGTGTCAAGCATTGCCTGGAGCCTAGGATGAAGTTCCTTGTTGAAGAAATGGGGCGGGACATGGGTGAGGTGGTGGATTACCCCCAGTTCTTTCGCCATGGTCTCAAGAGGAGCCTGGAGTACCGCCACAAGGTGCTCAAGCAGATGAATTCAAGGTGCAGCCTCAGTGAGATGCTTGACTGTAATCAGAAGAAGTTTGCCATGAAATTTGGTTTGCTTGCAGCAGTTTAG